AGTTGTAGAAATAAAAATTCCTGATTTAACGAGCATATAAAGCATATGGGTAATTTTTTTGTTAACAGACCTATTGTAGCAATGGTAATTGCCATTGTAATGGTAATTGTAGGATTTGTGTTCATGGGCGGTCTGCCAATTGAGCAATATCCCGACATAACTCCCCCGATTGTAGAAGTTAGAGCCAGCTACACTGGTGCAAATGCTATTAGCGTTGAAGAATCAGTTGCAACACCACTTGAGCAAGAAATAAACGGTGTTGACAATATGATTTACATGAAATCCACCAATGCTAACGATGGAACTATGGCAATACAGGTTTCATTTGAAGTAGGTACGGATCCTGATCTAAACACAGTTTTTACACAAAACAGGGTGGCTGCAGCAACAGCTAGACTTCCAGAGGAAGTTACCAGACTTGGTGTAACTACTGAAAAATCACTCCCAAATATTCTGATGCTCATTACATTGACATCGGAAGACGGAAGATTTGATCAAAACTTTTTAGGTAACTATGCACTAATAAATATACAAGACACTCTAGCCCGTATTAAAGGAATTGGACGTGTACAAGTTTTGGGTGCGAGTGATTACTCGATGAGGGTATGGATCAAGCCTGACCGTATTGCGCAGATGGGTATCACAGTTCCAGAAATTGTAGATGCAATAAGGCAGCAGAGCATAATCGTACCTGGCGGCCAGTTTGGCGCGGAACCAGCTCCTCCCGGAACCGATTTCACTTATACTGTAAGGCTACCCGAGAGGCTCAATTCGCCAGAGGAATTTGGCGAAGTTGTTGTGAGAACCGGAGAAGGCGGATCACAAGTTAAGATTAAGGATATAGCACGGGTTGAGCTAGGAGTCGAAACATATAATGCATTTACTAGGCTTGACGGACAAGAATGTACTATTATAGCTTTGTATCAAGCCCCGGGGTCAAATGCTACAGAGCTTGCAAGCATCGTAAAAACCACCATTGAAGAGATTTCTCAATCGTTCCCTGAGAGTATGCGCTATGATATCTCACTCGATACAACACTAGCTATAACAGCAGGTATTAAAGAAATTGTAGTAACACTTTTCGTAGCCTTAGCACTAGTAATCTTAGTTGTATTTATATTTATACAAGATTGGCGAGCGGCACTCATTCCCACAATTGCAATACCCGTATCACTCGTAGCCGCATTTATGATATTCCCACTAATTGGTTTTACAATTAACGTTCTTTCACTACTAGGACTGGTGCTTGCAATTGGTATTGTGGTGGATGACGCAATTGTAGTTGTGGAAGCAGTACAGGTAAACATTGAAAATGGCATGTCGCCCAAGCAAGCAACCATTCAAGCCATGAGCGAGGTTACAGCTCCTGTAATCGCCACAACATTGGTGCTGGTTGCGGTGTTTATACCAGTTGCTGTTATGTCAGGTATTACTGGAAGGCTTTATCAGCAATTTGCTATCACAGTTGCGGTTTCTGTTGTCTTTTCTTCCATTAATGCTCTTACACTTAGCCCTGCTTTATGTTCTCTTCTCCTAAGAAAGAGGGAACCCTCAAAAGGGTTACTCGGACGTTTCTTTGACAAATTTAATGATGGTTTTGACAAGCTGACTAATCAGTATGTAAGTCTGACGAAATTTGCAACTAACAATATCAAACGAGGGCTTTTGTTTGTTGGAATTATAGTTATAGGTTTAGTTTTCCTAACTAGAATTCTTCCTGGTGGGTTTATGCCTGAGGAAGATATGGGGTATCTATTTGTAAACATACAACTACCAGACGCTGCATCACTCCAAAGATCAGATGTTGTTACCAAGAAAGTTGAAAAAATAATTGGTCAGTTTGATCAAGTTGAATATATAACATCCGCTGCGGGATTTAGTCTTCTTTCAGGCAGCTTCTCCTCAAACTCTTCATTTATATTTGTCTCGCTTAAAGACTGGGGGGAGAGAAACGAAACAGCAAATGAAGTAGTGGATTTACTCAATATAGCTTTTCGAACGCAATTAAATGAAGCCCAAGTTTTCGCCTTCGGCCCTCCGGCTATTCCTGGGCTAGGTAGTGGTTCAGGTTTTACTATGATGCTACAGGATAGGACTGGAAATACTCCTGAATACCTCGCCCAGCAATCGGCAAACTTTATTCAGGCTGCGATGAAGAGAGAAGAAATCGGCTCCATATTCACTACTTTTAGAGCTAATGTCCCCCAGAGATTTATGGACATCGACACTGACAAGGTTCTAAAAGCTGGGATA
This is a stretch of genomic DNA from Thermodesulfobacteriota bacterium. It encodes these proteins:
- a CDS encoding efflux RND transporter permease subunit — protein: MGNFFVNRPIVAMVIAIVMVIVGFVFMGGLPIEQYPDITPPIVEVRASYTGANAISVEESVATPLEQEINGVDNMIYMKSTNANDGTMAIQVSFEVGTDPDLNTVFTQNRVAAATARLPEEVTRLGVTTEKSLPNILMLITLTSEDGRFDQNFLGNYALINIQDTLARIKGIGRVQVLGASDYSMRVWIKPDRIAQMGITVPEIVDAIRQQSIIVPGGQFGAEPAPPGTDFTYTVRLPERLNSPEEFGEVVVRTGEGGSQVKIKDIARVELGVETYNAFTRLDGQECTIIALYQAPGSNATELASIVKTTIEEISQSFPESMRYDISLDTTLAITAGIKEIVVTLFVALALVILVVFIFIQDWRAALIPTIAIPVSLVAAFMIFPLIGFTINVLSLLGLVLAIGIVVDDAIVVVEAVQVNIENGMSPKQATIQAMSEVTAPVIATTLVLVAVFIPVAVMSGITGRLYQQFAITVAVSVVFSSINALTLSPALCSLLLRKREPSKGLLGRFFDKFNDGFDKLTNQYVSLTKFATNNIKRGLLFVGIIVIGLVFLTRILPGGFMPEEDMGYLFVNIQLPDAASLQRSDVVTKKVEKIIGQFDQVEYITSAAGFSLLSGSFSSNSSFIFVSLKDWGERNETANEVVDLLNIAFRTQLNEAQVFAFGPPAIPGLGSGSGFTMMLQDRTGNTPEYLAQQSANFIQAAMKREEIGSIFTTFRANVPQRFMDIDTDKVLKAGIPLENIYSTVGAFLGGTYINDFTRFGRLYRAFIQAEPEYRQSENQINFYYIKNSSGDSVPLAGFVDIRDISGPDFTNRFNLYRSVELTGGPAPGYTSAQALTALKEVAAQALPANMGYEWSNMSYQEQAASGSAGVVFLFALVFVFLILSAQYESWSLPWSILLGTPFAIFGAFLGLVIARIFSESYELNIFAQIALVMLIAMAAKNAILIVEFAKLEFDKGLSLFDSAIKAAQLRFRPILMTAFSFILGVLPLVVASGAGAEARVVMGVALLGGMAIATALGVFFYPMFFVLIGKIGKYEEKRDMQANLEK